A single genomic interval of Vicinamibacterales bacterium harbors:
- a CDS encoding glycosyl hydrolase family 28 protein: MTRSCLSCVILAVLLFPALADHVGRLDAVGAGSSVERLRPALPRIPGRTFRLADFGAVGDGKTLNTEAFSKAIAAVEKAGGGRLVVPKGVFRTRPFTLCSNLDLHLEAGAVIQAPDTFEALGLPDPRTLTSQAEVAAKVKVPAPLISGRNLHDVALTGSGTIDGSGRHWWEWSERAARAVAGTEPGRVVYPRPNLVVINGCERLHVADLTLTNSSKFHLVPSNITDLTIERIKVRAPFDAPNTDAIDPGPGTNFLIRDCDIDTGDDDIVIKNGGTNILIENNRIKHGHGISIGSGTTAGIHHMLVRHCTLEGTDNGIRIKSMRGAGGPVDDIRYTDIRMKNVPNAIVFILDYVDNNRPDFKGDPTRVPSIRDVLIDNVTIEGSENAGRIVGLPDSPIRGLTFRKVRITAEHDLVIKDADPPVFDRVTRTIKKGVAPARARIIE; this comes from the coding sequence ATGACTCGTTCCTGCCTCTCCTGCGTGATTCTCGCCGTGTTGCTGTTCCCGGCGCTCGCGGACCACGTCGGACGGCTCGACGCCGTCGGCGCGGGCTCGTCGGTCGAGCGCCTCAGGCCGGCGCTGCCGAGGATTCCCGGCCGCACGTTCAGGCTCGCGGACTTCGGTGCCGTGGGTGACGGCAAGACGCTCAACACCGAGGCGTTCAGCAAGGCCATCGCCGCCGTTGAGAAGGCTGGCGGCGGCAGGCTGGTCGTGCCGAAGGGCGTCTTCCGCACTCGGCCCTTCACGCTCTGCTCGAACCTCGATCTGCACCTCGAGGCCGGCGCGGTGATCCAGGCGCCGGATACCTTCGAGGCCCTCGGCCTGCCCGATCCCCGCACGCTCACGTCCCAGGCCGAAGTGGCCGCGAAGGTGAAGGTGCCAGCCCCCCTCATCAGTGGCCGGAATCTCCACGACGTGGCCCTGACCGGCTCCGGGACGATTGACGGCAGCGGCCGCCACTGGTGGGAATGGTCCGAGCGCGCGGCGCGCGCCGTGGCCGGCACCGAGCCGGGGCGGGTCGTCTATCCGCGCCCGAACCTCGTGGTGATCAACGGGTGCGAGCGTCTCCACGTCGCCGACCTCACCCTGACCAACTCGTCGAAGTTCCACCTGGTGCCGAGCAACATCACCGACCTCACGATCGAACGCATCAAGGTTCGCGCGCCGTTCGACGCGCCCAATACCGACGCCATCGATCCCGGTCCGGGCACGAACTTCCTGATCCGGGACTGCGACATCGACACGGGCGACGACGACATCGTCATCAAGAACGGCGGGACGAACATCCTGATCGAGAACAACAGGATCAAGCACGGCCACGGCATTTCGATCGGATCGGGCACGACCGCAGGCATCCACCACATGCTCGTCCGCCACTGCACGCTCGAGGGCACGGACAACGGCATCCGCATCAAGTCGATGCGTGGCGCCGGCGGTCCGGTTGACGACATCCGGTACACCGACATCAGGATGAAGAACGTTCCGAATGCCATCGTGTTCATCCTGGACTACGTCGACAACAACCGCCCCGACTTCAAGGGCGATCCAACCAGGGTCCCCTCCATCCGGGACGTCCTCATCGACAACGTGACGATCGAGGGCTCGGAGAATGCCGGACGGATTGTCGGCCTGCCCGACAGCCCGATCAGGGGCCTCACGTTTCGCAAGGTCCGGATCACGGCGGAGCACGACCTCGTCATCAAGGACGCCGACCCGCCCGTGTTCGACCGCGTGACCCGCACCATCAAGAAGGGCGTCGCTCCTGCCCGCGCCAGGATCATCGAATAG
- a CDS encoding NAD(P)H-binding protein — protein sequence MKVCIVGASGKLGRHMVQHALDRGYEVVGVCRERSVGKLDAFKGRITVVPGGTNDREVIKKAVAGCDGVLTVLVPWGVHQYSSGTAQAVLDHARPGARLIFSCGWHITRDGQDVYSRTFKAAVKVVGWLARLVRAVEVDDQVEACRRVFASNTRWTVARGSDLEEGESQGLPVWSRHVGDPILESNMTRRVDFALFMVEALENDELVHEAPAIVGCRTPSALAHAAAVGPGHDR from the coding sequence ATGAAAGTCTGCATTGTCGGGGCCTCTGGGAAACTCGGCAGGCACATGGTGCAGCACGCGCTCGACCGGGGCTACGAGGTGGTTGGCGTCTGTCGCGAGCGCAGCGTAGGCAAACTCGACGCGTTCAAAGGGCGCATCACAGTCGTCCCCGGCGGTACGAACGACCGCGAGGTCATCAAGAAGGCTGTCGCAGGGTGTGACGGGGTGCTCACCGTGCTGGTTCCTTGGGGAGTTCACCAGTACTCGTCGGGGACGGCCCAGGCGGTACTCGACCACGCGCGTCCGGGCGCGCGGCTGATCTTCTCCTGCGGCTGGCACATTACGCGGGACGGCCAGGACGTGTACTCGCGGACCTTCAAAGCGGCCGTGAAGGTCGTGGGCTGGCTCGCGCGGCTGGTTCGCGCGGTGGAGGTCGACGACCAGGTGGAGGCGTGCCGGCGGGTGTTTGCCAGCAACACCCGGTGGACGGTCGCGCGCGGGAGCGACCTTGAAGAGGGCGAGAGCCAAGGCCTGCCCGTGTGGAGTCGGCACGTGGGTGATCCCATCCTCGAGAGCAATATGACGCGCCGCGTGGACTTCGCCCTATTCATGGTAGAGGCCCTCGAGAACGACGAGTTGGTCCACGAAGCCCCGGCAATTGTCGGATGCCGCACACCCTCGGCGCTCGCACACGCCGCTGCTGTTGGGCCGGGCCATGACCGCTGA
- a CDS encoding alpha/beta hydrolase-fold protein, whose amino-acid sequence MKRSWFLGLAIVFVAAVSFGQTPRPGAAVDPTEDVPQFNPVEFKDGVITFRMYAPQAQKVEVRGEAITVAGKRFLPMTKDDRGVWSASLSGLRPDGYTYLYMVDGAPTMDQRNTGAKVGPRGNNNRFLMPGYPDFYAETPVPHGKVEINFYPSELLKETRRLWIYTPPGYSTGSQKYPVLYLLHGSGDLEGGWVEEGRANFILDNLLAAGKAKPMIIVMPRGHVMADSQIDREKNNDMLQRALYKEVVPYVDSHYRTLTDRDNRAIMGLSMGGGQTLRFGLQNTGLFATVIGLSPAIRYPEDIYKKMFADLIANPEKTNQQMKMLMIFCGTKDHLVDASDAFDKFLTASRIKHEYARTDYESMWPGRRDDHTWPIWRMNLRDAAPLLFR is encoded by the coding sequence ATGAAGAGATCGTGGTTCCTGGGTCTCGCCATCGTTTTCGTTGCGGCCGTCTCGTTCGGCCAGACGCCCCGTCCCGGTGCGGCCGTTGATCCGACCGAGGATGTCCCGCAGTTCAACCCTGTGGAGTTCAAGGACGGCGTCATCACGTTCCGCATGTACGCACCGCAGGCACAGAAGGTCGAGGTGCGGGGCGAGGCGATCACGGTCGCCGGGAAGAGGTTCCTTCCCATGACCAAGGACGACCGGGGCGTGTGGAGCGCGAGCCTCAGCGGGTTGCGCCCCGACGGTTACACCTACCTCTACATGGTGGACGGCGCGCCCACCATGGACCAGAGGAATACCGGCGCCAAGGTGGGGCCGCGCGGCAACAACAACCGCTTTCTCATGCCGGGCTACCCCGATTTCTACGCCGAAACGCCCGTGCCGCACGGCAAGGTGGAGATCAACTTCTACCCCTCCGAGCTGCTGAAAGAAACGCGCAGGCTCTGGATCTACACGCCTCCGGGGTACTCGACGGGCAGTCAGAAGTACCCGGTGCTGTACCTGCTGCACGGCTCGGGCGATCTCGAAGGCGGATGGGTGGAGGAAGGCCGGGCCAACTTCATCCTCGACAACCTGCTCGCGGCGGGCAAGGCGAAGCCGATGATCATCGTGATGCCGCGCGGGCACGTCATGGCGGATTCACAGATCGACCGCGAGAAGAACAACGACATGCTGCAGCGGGCGTTGTACAAGGAGGTCGTCCCCTACGTGGACTCGCACTACCGCACGCTGACGGACCGCGACAACCGGGCCATCATGGGGCTCTCCATGGGCGGCGGGCAGACGCTGCGCTTCGGGCTGCAGAACACGGGCCTGTTCGCGACGGTGATCGGACTCTCGCCCGCGATCCGCTACCCCGAGGACATCTACAAGAAGATGTTCGCGGACCTGATCGCGAACCCTGAGAAGACCAACCAGCAGATGAAGATGCTCATGATCTTCTGCGGAACGAAGGACCACCTGGTGGATGCCAGCGACGCCTTCGACAAGTTCCTGACGGCCAGCAGGATCAAGCACGAATACGCACGTACCGACTATGAATCGATGTGGCCGGGCCGGCGCGACGACCACACCTGGCCGATCTGGCGCATGAACCTGCGCGACGCAGCGCCGCTGTTGTTCCGCTGA
- a CDS encoding alpha/beta hydrolase-fold protein has product MTLSRSSGIGALVIALFTASVAFAQPDPGAATRPAAPRLLSPDIHPDRTVTFRFFAPKSQEVTLNGSWDGGTDIKMKKDDAGVWSVTIGPMAPQLWGYWFLADGVKALDPSNGETQRDGNRYDNLLMVSGPESALWDFKDVPHGTVEQVWFPSPTLNQERRRMYVWLPPDYKTSTAKYPVLYLLHGGGGDEDAWTTMGRATIIMDNLLAAGKIKPMIVVMPNGNATQTVSQGFGYGPTPAPQQVVAPAPPPIQAAAQAAGQAAQPPRPAQPYVGSYPNSLVKDVIPFVEKSYRVIANKDNRAIAGLSMGGGHTIMATTNNPLVFGWIAVFSSGLRGGIDETMTKQLAAMKAGGLHFYWTGAGTTDQARDRTIELEAAVKAAGIKTSYKEIPGRHYWFLWRDFLGDYAQLLFK; this is encoded by the coding sequence ATGACGTTGAGTCGCTCGAGTGGGATCGGAGCGCTCGTCATCGCGCTCTTCACCGCATCCGTCGCGTTTGCCCAGCCCGACCCTGGAGCCGCGACCCGGCCGGCCGCACCGCGCCTGCTGTCGCCGGACATCCACCCTGACAGAACCGTCACGTTCCGCTTCTTCGCGCCGAAGTCCCAGGAGGTCACGCTCAACGGAAGCTGGGACGGCGGAACCGACATCAAGATGAAGAAGGACGATGCCGGTGTCTGGTCGGTGACGATCGGGCCGATGGCTCCGCAGTTGTGGGGCTACTGGTTCCTCGCCGACGGCGTGAAGGCCCTCGATCCGAGCAACGGCGAGACGCAGCGCGACGGCAACCGGTACGACAACCTGCTGATGGTCTCCGGACCGGAATCCGCGCTGTGGGACTTCAAGGACGTCCCGCACGGAACCGTGGAACAGGTCTGGTTTCCCTCGCCCACGCTGAACCAGGAGCGGCGGCGCATGTACGTGTGGCTGCCGCCCGACTACAAGACCTCGACCGCGAAGTACCCGGTGCTCTACCTGCTGCACGGCGGCGGCGGCGACGAAGACGCCTGGACCACCATGGGCCGCGCCACCATCATCATGGACAACCTCCTCGCGGCCGGCAAGATCAAGCCGATGATCGTGGTCATGCCCAACGGCAACGCCACTCAGACCGTGTCACAGGGCTTCGGCTACGGCCCGACCCCGGCTCCGCAGCAGGTCGTGGCGCCGGCGCCCCCGCCGATCCAGGCTGCCGCGCAGGCCGCCGGACAGGCGGCACAGCCGCCCCGGCCGGCGCAGCCGTACGTGGGGTCTTATCCGAACAGCCTCGTGAAGGACGTGATTCCGTTCGTCGAGAAGTCCTACCGCGTCATCGCCAACAAGGACAACCGCGCCATTGCCGGGCTGTCGATGGGCGGCGGCCACACGATCATGGCCACCACCAACAACCCGCTCGTGTTCGGATGGATCGCCGTGTTCAGCTCGGGCCTCCGCGGCGGCATCGACGAGACCATGACGAAGCAGTTGGCCGCGATGAAGGCCGGCGGACTCCATTTCTACTGGACCGGCGCCGGCACGACCGACCAGGCGCGCGATCGCACGATCGAGCTCGAGGCCGCTGTGAAGGCCGCCGGCATCAAGACGTCCTACAAGGAAATCCCAGGCAGGCACTACTGGTTCCTCTGGCGCGACTTCCTGGGCGACTACGCACAACTGCTCTTCAAGTAG
- a CDS encoding alpha/beta hydrolase-fold protein translates to MRLIHATGAIVVLSTVLSTGLVAQEPPATSVGTRGGQAQAAVRSPEVLADGRITFRLLAPKAAEVLVQGNWQGGRDLAMTRDASGLWTVTTSVLQPELWAYTFSVNGVRTLDPRNYNVVRDGVGFMNTVLVPGDASAVFQPRAVPHGTVTTTWFRSAELKAARRMFVYTPPGYEEGTTRYPVLYLLHGSGGDEAAWPEMGVANVIMDNLIAQGKARPMIVVMPNAYWNELASLDAAGPRTAPPPGVGSGNTEFAPHERAIVNDIVPFVENHFRTLAGRENRAIAGLSMGSGIATNVGLKRLDVFASVGIMSSGTFGRAVNGVVPGANLLEQVSPGFFADPAATNKRLELLFFSCGTEDNRIDALTKVEADLRARRINLTFKRYPGEHEWKVWRHSLADMAAMLFR, encoded by the coding sequence ATGAGGCTGATTCACGCGACAGGTGCAATCGTCGTTCTGTCCACGGTTCTCTCCACGGGCCTGGTGGCACAGGAGCCGCCTGCGACGTCGGTGGGCACCCGGGGCGGCCAGGCCCAGGCGGCGGTCCGTTCTCCAGAGGTGCTCGCAGACGGCCGGATCACGTTCCGCCTCCTCGCGCCCAAAGCCGCAGAGGTGCTGGTGCAAGGGAATTGGCAGGGCGGTCGCGACCTGGCGATGACCAGGGACGCGTCAGGTCTCTGGACCGTGACGACGTCGGTGCTCCAGCCCGAGCTGTGGGCGTACACCTTTTCGGTGAACGGAGTCAGGACGCTCGATCCGCGCAACTACAACGTCGTGCGCGACGGCGTCGGATTCATGAACACCGTGCTCGTGCCCGGCGACGCGTCTGCGGTGTTCCAGCCGCGGGCCGTGCCCCATGGAACGGTGACGACGACGTGGTTCCGGTCGGCGGAGTTGAAAGCCGCGCGCCGGATGTTCGTCTACACTCCGCCAGGGTACGAGGAGGGCACAACCAGGTACCCCGTGCTGTACCTGCTGCACGGCAGCGGAGGAGACGAAGCGGCATGGCCGGAGATGGGTGTTGCCAACGTGATCATGGACAACCTGATCGCGCAGGGCAAGGCCAGACCCATGATCGTGGTGATGCCGAACGCGTACTGGAACGAGTTGGCCTCGCTGGACGCTGCCGGGCCGCGCACCGCTCCACCTCCCGGCGTGGGAAGTGGCAATACGGAATTCGCGCCCCACGAGCGGGCCATCGTGAACGACATCGTTCCCTTCGTGGAGAACCACTTCCGCACGCTGGCCGGTCGCGAGAACCGGGCCATCGCCGGCCTGTCGATGGGCTCCGGTATTGCGACGAACGTCGGGCTGAAGCGGCTCGACGTCTTCGCATCGGTGGGCATCATGAGCTCTGGGACTTTTGGCCGCGCGGTGAACGGCGTGGTCCCCGGGGCGAACCTCCTGGAACAGGTCTCCCCGGGCTTTTTCGCCGACCCCGCCGCCACCAATAAGAGGCTCGAGTTGCTCTTCTTCTCGTGCGGCACGGAGGACAACCGCATCGACGCGCTCACCAAGGTCGAAGCGGACTTGCGCGCGCGCAGGATCAACCTCACGTTCAAGCGATACCCGGGCGAGCACGAGTGGAAGGTCTGGCGTCACTCGCTCGCCGACATGGCAGCGATGCTGTTCCGATAG
- a CDS encoding alpha/beta hydrolase-fold protein, giving the protein MKIFASAMIGFLLSTGVVTAQAPRQGPPRVVSPEVLPDGRVTFRLLAPGATSVSVTGDWPGGIDSTTTPMVKDDKGVWSATVGPLKPEFWIYTFSVNGVTTLDPRNVNTRRNTDKIENTLLVPGPESADYIVNAVPHGTVSLQWYPSPAVNETRRAYVYTPAGYENGTERYPVLYLLHGGSGDEDAWSSCGRASQILDNLIAKRKAQPMIVVMPNGNTTRIAAPDLVPAPPALPANQDPGRFRRFPASLVKDLVPFIDKIYRTRTDREHRAIAGLSVGGAQTMYVAFNNLDLFAWVAAFSGGYPVMPGAAIDVPPPPNAASLKGPDIARSIDPVKFAALLPQLDSSANDKLRLLYISIGTADTLQAAHAAVKQVLKDEGMKYTLMEFPGYIHEWPVWRVSLKDLLPRLFQPASK; this is encoded by the coding sequence ATGAAGATCTTCGCCTCGGCAATGATCGGCTTTCTTCTCTCCACTGGTGTGGTGACGGCGCAGGCACCCAGGCAGGGCCCCCCACGGGTGGTCTCTCCCGAGGTTCTGCCGGATGGACGCGTGACCTTCCGATTGCTCGCACCGGGCGCCACGAGTGTCTCCGTCACCGGGGACTGGCCGGGCGGCATCGACAGCACCACGACTCCGATGGTGAAGGACGACAAGGGCGTCTGGTCGGCCACCGTCGGTCCGCTGAAGCCCGAGTTCTGGATCTACACGTTCAGCGTCAACGGTGTGACCACCCTGGATCCACGCAACGTCAATACGCGGCGCAACACGGACAAGATCGAAAACACGCTGCTCGTGCCAGGGCCGGAATCGGCGGACTACATCGTGAACGCCGTCCCCCACGGAACGGTGTCACTGCAGTGGTATCCCTCTCCAGCCGTGAACGAGACGCGCCGTGCTTATGTGTACACGCCGGCCGGGTACGAAAACGGGACCGAGCGGTATCCCGTGCTCTACCTGCTCCACGGTGGAAGCGGCGACGAGGATGCCTGGTCGTCCTGCGGCCGGGCCAGCCAGATTCTCGACAACCTGATCGCCAAGCGCAAAGCACAGCCGATGATCGTCGTGATGCCCAACGGGAACACGACGCGGATCGCCGCCCCCGATTTGGTGCCCGCCCCGCCCGCGCTCCCGGCGAATCAGGATCCGGGCCGGTTCCGTCGTTTCCCCGCGAGCCTGGTCAAGGACCTGGTTCCGTTCATCGACAAGATCTACCGGACCCGGACGGACCGGGAGCACCGAGCCATCGCAGGTCTGTCGGTTGGCGGCGCCCAGACCATGTACGTCGCGTTCAACAACCTCGACCTGTTCGCGTGGGTGGCCGCCTTCAGCGGAGGCTATCCCGTCATGCCGGGTGCCGCGATCGATGTTCCGCCTCCCCCGAATGCTGCAAGCCTGAAGGGACCGGACATCGCCCGGTCCATCGATCCTGTGAAGTTCGCCGCCCTCCTGCCACAGCTCGATTCCAGCGCGAACGACAAGTTGCGACTCTTGTACATTTCGATCGGCACGGCGGACACTCTGCAGGCCGCGCACGCCGCGGTGAAGCAGGTCCTGAAGGACGAAGGGATGAAGTACACGCTCATGGAGTTCCCGGGATACATCCACGAGTGGCCGGTCTGGCGCGTGTCACTGAAGGATCTGCTGCCGAGGCTGTTCCAGCCGGCTTCGAAATAG
- a CDS encoding carboxypeptidase regulatory-like domain-containing protein encodes MRRDVKARLAALAVALVLLGGGWHAAHAQITSASVFGSVKDAQGGVIPGATVVLTSVTRGTAIEVVSNHEGYFVFPTVSADTYKIKVTMEGFRTLEVASLQVNAGDKKSLGVLTVEVGALSETVTVAAKATDMQTTSAERSFSVEGEVVQSVAVNGRSFFGLAFNAPGIVNTASTVGALGAQSNSMNANGMRANQNNVQIDGITSMDTGSNQGPSVSLSLDAVQEIKVLSSNYQAEYGRSAGAQVTAVTKSGGREFRGSLYFVRRNSDLNSNTWFNEKATPPQPVPPLQQRDFGYSIGGPVLLPGGFNKSRSKLFFFVNQEFQKRLIAQTVPQRVRVPTDLERNGDFSQTRDSAGALYPYIRDYTTGLPCSPTDTRGCFQDGGVLGKVPASKIYQVGLNILKMYPAANSSSTISQGYNYVSQDPQETPRRQDLIRLDWMPGANWRIYGKLLQTVGTNMQPYGGGTTGYGTNLPQFGLKDDQRNNRGVSVTSAVTLNNTTFLELTYGRARNAFTNMPLYPDQYNKTAYGLSALPMLYPAAVQLDMVPRFNWNGRVGTSFSPTNQTEYAPFINANPTQDLAGSITKTFGQHTAKAGVYFSHSLKPQSSRAAANGNISFQNDASNPLDSGYPFANAALGIYQTYGQAAQWVEGNYVYNNVEWYLQDNWKAGDRLTLDYGVRFYWMQQTHDTKNQTSNFLPDKYTPSSAPRLYYPAVVNGVRVAYDKVTGQVQPAAAIGRIVPGSGSLQNGLFQAGTNGIDEYLYQNAGIQVAPRFGASWDVTGKQQIVVRGGGGVFYNRPMGDTVYGMIEQPPTVVQPTLFYGRLQDINANSALVAPPTLFAFQQDGTFPRVYAYNVGVQVQLPWHSVVDVSYVGTKSRHQHTQKNINAPSYGAAFLPQNQDPTLKASSIPGATALPVDLLRPYQGYGNIFMVDTSAYADYNSLQMSFNRRFHQGLLFSLGYTLSKAMGTSSIDLPAGNNNPNPNVVGFPRNDQYQAQANYALLDYDRRHNFIAQFVWQTPKVTSDRTLGAFANDWQISGVYRLVSGVPYTPTFTIQGLSAYGLTGTQGLEGARLLVVGDPGSGHSSDPYRQFNVDAFAVPKAGSVGLESGKNYLAGPMQNNLDLSVSKFVPLGGKRRLELRVDLFNALNTDQFLTVNSTLILKSYADPTPTNLAYDSAGNLVNKSGFGTVASARPSREIQLLARFQF; translated from the coding sequence TCGAACCACGAAGGATACTTCGTCTTCCCGACCGTTTCGGCCGACACCTACAAGATCAAGGTGACGATGGAGGGGTTCAGAACCCTCGAGGTGGCGAGCTTGCAGGTGAACGCCGGCGACAAGAAGAGCCTCGGCGTCCTGACGGTCGAGGTCGGCGCCCTGTCGGAGACGGTCACCGTCGCCGCCAAGGCCACGGACATGCAGACCACGAGCGCCGAACGGTCGTTCAGCGTCGAGGGCGAGGTCGTGCAGAGCGTCGCGGTGAACGGGCGCAGCTTCTTCGGGCTGGCATTCAACGCCCCCGGCATCGTGAACACGGCGTCGACGGTCGGGGCTCTCGGCGCGCAGTCGAACTCGATGAACGCGAACGGGATGCGCGCGAACCAGAACAACGTCCAGATCGACGGCATCACGAGCATGGACACCGGCAGCAACCAGGGGCCGTCCGTGTCGCTCTCACTCGATGCCGTCCAGGAAATCAAGGTCCTCTCGTCGAACTACCAGGCCGAGTACGGGCGGTCGGCGGGCGCGCAGGTCACCGCGGTGACCAAGAGCGGCGGCCGCGAATTCCGCGGCTCCCTCTACTTCGTACGCCGGAACTCCGACCTGAACTCCAACACCTGGTTCAACGAGAAAGCGACCCCGCCACAGCCTGTTCCGCCGCTGCAGCAGCGCGACTTCGGCTACTCGATCGGCGGCCCCGTGCTGCTGCCGGGCGGCTTCAACAAGAGCCGGAGCAAGCTGTTCTTCTTCGTCAACCAGGAGTTCCAGAAGCGTCTCATCGCGCAGACCGTGCCGCAGCGCGTGCGCGTCCCGACCGACCTCGAGCGGAATGGCGACTTCTCGCAGACGCGGGACAGTGCCGGCGCGCTCTACCCCTACATCAGGGACTACACGACCGGTCTGCCGTGCAGTCCGACGGACACCCGCGGCTGCTTCCAGGACGGCGGCGTCCTCGGGAAGGTTCCGGCGAGCAAGATCTACCAGGTGGGCCTCAACATCCTGAAGATGTACCCGGCCGCCAACAGCTCATCGACCATCTCGCAGGGCTACAACTACGTTTCGCAGGACCCGCAGGAGACGCCGCGCCGCCAGGACCTGATACGGCTCGACTGGATGCCGGGCGCCAACTGGCGCATCTACGGGAAGCTGCTGCAGACGGTCGGCACGAACATGCAGCCCTATGGCGGCGGCACGACCGGCTACGGGACGAACCTCCCTCAATTTGGCCTGAAGGATGACCAGCGGAACAACCGGGGAGTGTCGGTGACGTCGGCGGTCACGCTCAACAACACCACATTCCTGGAGCTCACCTACGGTCGGGCGCGAAACGCGTTCACCAACATGCCGCTGTACCCCGACCAGTACAACAAGACGGCGTACGGCCTCTCCGCGCTGCCGATGCTCTATCCCGCGGCGGTGCAGCTCGACATGGTGCCGCGGTTCAATTGGAACGGCCGAGTCGGCACCAGCTTCTCGCCGACCAACCAGACCGAGTACGCGCCGTTCATCAACGCCAACCCCACGCAGGACCTCGCCGGCAGCATCACCAAGACGTTCGGCCAGCACACGGCGAAGGCCGGCGTGTACTTCAGCCACAGCCTCAAGCCACAGAGCAGCCGCGCGGCAGCCAACGGGAACATCAGCTTCCAGAACGACGCATCGAACCCCTTGGACAGCGGATACCCGTTCGCCAACGCGGCGCTCGGCATCTACCAGACCTACGGCCAGGCGGCGCAGTGGGTGGAGGGGAACTACGTCTACAACAACGTCGAGTGGTACCTGCAGGACAACTGGAAGGCCGGGGATCGCCTCACGCTGGACTACGGGGTCCGCTTCTACTGGATGCAGCAGACGCACGACACGAAGAACCAAACCTCCAACTTCCTGCCCGACAAGTACACCCCGAGTTCGGCACCGCGCCTCTACTACCCGGCCGTCGTGAACGGCGTGCGCGTGGCCTACGACAAGGTGACGGGCCAGGTCCAGCCCGCCGCCGCGATCGGCCGCATCGTCCCGGGTTCGGGATCGCTGCAGAACGGACTCTTCCAGGCCGGGACGAACGGCATCGACGAGTACCTCTACCAGAACGCCGGGATCCAGGTCGCGCCGCGGTTTGGCGCCTCGTGGGACGTGACCGGCAAGCAGCAGATCGTCGTGCGCGGCGGCGGCGGTGTGTTCTACAACCGGCCAATGGGCGACACGGTGTACGGCATGATCGAGCAGCCACCGACGGTTGTTCAGCCAACGCTCTTCTACGGGAGGCTGCAGGACATCAACGCGAACAGCGCCCTGGTCGCCCCGCCCACCCTGTTCGCGTTCCAGCAGGACGGCACGTTCCCGCGAGTCTACGCCTACAACGTGGGCGTCCAGGTCCAGTTGCCGTGGCATTCGGTGGTCGACGTGTCGTACGTCGGCACGAAGAGCCGCCATCAGCACACGCAGAAGAACATCAACGCGCCGAGCTACGGGGCCGCCTTCCTGCCGCAGAACCAGGATCCGACGCTCAAGGCCAGCAGCATTCCTGGCGCCACCGCTCTGCCGGTCGACCTCCTCCGGCCGTACCAGGGCTACGGCAACATCTTCATGGTCGACACCAGCGCGTACGCGGATTACAACTCGCTGCAGATGTCGTTCAACCGTCGGTTCCACCAGGGCCTGCTGTTCTCGCTCGGATACACGCTCAGCAAGGCGATGGGCACGTCGAGCATCGACCTGCCGGCGGGCAACAACAACCCGAACCCGAACGTGGTCGGGTTCCCCCGCAATGACCAGTACCAGGCCCAGGCCAATTACGCCCTGCTCGACTACGACCGGCGTCACAACTTCATCGCGCAGTTCGTCTGGCAGACACCGAAGGTGACGAGCGACCGCACCCTCGGCGCCTTCGCCAACGACTGGCAGATCTCGGGAGTCTACCGCCTGGTGTCCGGCGTGCCCTACACGCCCACCTTCACCATTCAAGGCCTCTCGGCCTACGGTCTCACCGGCACGCAGGGGCTCGAAGGGGCACGGTTGCTGGTCGTCGGGGATCCCGGCAGCGGGCACAGCAGCGATCCCTACAGGCAGTTCAACGTGGACGCCTTCGCGGTGCCCAAGGCGGGCAGCGTCGGCCTCGAATCGGGCAAGAACTACCTCGCCGGCCCCATGCAGAACAACCTCGACCTTTCGGTGAGCAAGTTCGTCCCGCTCGGCGGCAAACGCCGGCTGGAACTGAGGGTCGACCTGTTCAACGCGCTCAACACGGACCAGTTCCTGACGGTCAACTCGACGCTCATTCTCAAGAGCTACGCCGACCCGACGCCGACGAACCTGGCGTACGACTCTGCCGGCAACCTCGTGAACAAGTCGGGGTTCGGGACGGTGGCGTCCGCCCGGCCGTCGCGGGAGATCCAGTTGCTGGCCCGCTTCCAGTTCTGA